A part of Paenibacillus sp. IHBB 10380 genomic DNA contains:
- a CDS encoding DUF58 domain-containing protein, producing the protein MAVLWLCLSAVFIVVLQGLISGVPVLRGITYNRVLSLDRCFEGDSFEMVETIFNSKRIPVLWLRIEAMLPASFHFQSVEPGEISQGNIYQNHRSVFTLQPYYRIIRRHPVTALQRGIYTQDTVAMTGGDLLGVFNSTQSVSVHMSLIVYPSLLELNELPPSYRTWQGELEVSRWVVEDPFLTTGTREYTGQEPMNRIHWKASARSEALQVYKQGYSSNPEVFICVNVQVSPNMWNVVSNPEMVEWALSYAATAAVWITDRGMKVGFGHNGHTESSKDDNNSIRMVPAGGQPHLEDILQSMAEVQMKCKKPFEQYLVEELERDCQETWDYLLITAFVSPQMEEQIAYLRSRGHSISIMPIETDRSYDQYKEGTA; encoded by the coding sequence ATGGCAGTATTGTGGCTGTGCCTGTCAGCAGTTTTCATTGTTGTGCTTCAAGGGCTAATATCTGGTGTTCCAGTGTTACGAGGTATTACCTATAATCGTGTTCTGAGCCTTGATCGTTGCTTTGAAGGTGATTCGTTTGAAATGGTGGAAACGATTTTCAACTCCAAGAGAATTCCCGTATTGTGGTTGCGGATTGAGGCCATGTTACCTGCGTCTTTTCATTTCCAGTCGGTGGAACCAGGAGAAATTAGCCAAGGAAATATATATCAGAATCATCGAAGTGTATTTACGTTACAACCCTATTATAGAATAATACGTCGTCATCCTGTTACAGCGTTACAGCGGGGTATCTATACTCAAGATACAGTAGCAATGACAGGTGGAGATTTGCTGGGCGTCTTCAATTCCACTCAGTCGGTGTCCGTGCATATGTCTCTCATTGTATATCCATCTCTCCTTGAATTAAATGAGCTACCTCCCTCATATCGAACATGGCAAGGAGAATTGGAAGTATCTCGCTGGGTCGTTGAGGACCCATTCTTAACCACAGGGACTCGTGAATATACAGGACAGGAACCTATGAACCGCATTCATTGGAAGGCAAGCGCTCGATCTGAAGCTCTGCAAGTATATAAACAAGGTTACAGCTCGAACCCTGAAGTGTTCATTTGTGTGAACGTTCAAGTATCTCCGAATATGTGGAATGTTGTGAGCAATCCAGAAATGGTCGAATGGGCACTCTCTTATGCAGCTACTGCAGCGGTCTGGATTACTGATCGAGGCATGAAAGTGGGATTCGGTCATAATGGTCATACGGAGTCTTCGAAGGATGATAATAACTCAATAAGGATGGTGCCGGCGGGTGGGCAACCTCATTTAGAAGATATACTCCAGTCTATGGCAGAAGTACAAATGAAATGTAAGAAGCCATTTGAACAATACTTAGTTGAAGAATTGGAACGAGATTGTCAAGAAACATGGGATTATTTATTAATCACAGCTTTTGTCTCTCCACAGATGGAGGAGCAAATTGCGTACCTACGCTCACGTGGTCATAGCATTTCGATTATGCCAATAGAGACAGATAGATCATATGATCAATACAAGGAGGGGACGGCATGA
- a CDS encoding DUF2089 family protein, which translates to MDIRNVPNWILSLDNEDMEFIKNFVLKSGSLKEIAKVYEVSYPTVRLKLDRLIEKIKINDAIDNEEFIKFIKNLSIDDRISVEDAKLIIEKYKQERKEP; encoded by the coding sequence ATGGATATTAGAAATGTGCCGAATTGGATATTATCCTTGGACAATGAAGACATGGAATTCATTAAAAATTTTGTACTCAAATCAGGTTCATTGAAAGAAATTGCAAAAGTATATGAAGTGTCTTATCCAACAGTAAGGCTAAAGCTCGATAGATTAATCGAGAAAATAAAAATCAATGACGCTATAGATAACGAGGAATTCATCAAATTTATCAAAAATCTCTCGATTGATGATCGCATAAGCGTAGAGGACGCAAAACTGATCATTGAAAAATACAAACAAGAAAGGAAAGAACCATAA
- a CDS encoding aldolase catalytic domain-containing protein produces MKVNHSKIVDCTIRDGGLVNNWDFSVEFVQNLYAGLNEAGVDYMEIGYKNSPKLLSGAENAGPWRFLNDDFLREVIPQKGKTKLSALVDIGRVDESDILNRADSMIDLIRVACYVKDVDKAIQLVTLFHERGYETTLNIMALSNVMENELIEAFEMIKDSVVDVVYIVDSYGSLDHKDVEFLVDKFKTHLPNKRLGIHAHNNLQLAFSNTLVASELGVELLDASVYGMGRAAGNCPTELLVSQLKNTPYKLRPVLDVIERLMIPLREKEEWGYIMPYMITGSLDEHPRSAMALRASKDKDKSVDFYDKLTTPEVTFEQK; encoded by the coding sequence ATGAAAGTAAACCACAGTAAAATTGTTGATTGTACAATTCGTGATGGAGGATTAGTTAATAATTGGGACTTCAGTGTTGAGTTTGTGCAGAATTTATATGCCGGTCTAAATGAGGCTGGGGTTGATTATATGGAAATTGGATACAAGAACTCTCCTAAGTTGTTGAGCGGTGCTGAGAATGCAGGTCCTTGGAGATTCCTGAACGATGATTTCCTGCGGGAAGTCATTCCGCAAAAAGGAAAAACTAAATTATCTGCTTTAGTAGATATTGGACGCGTTGATGAAAGTGACATCCTAAATCGAGCTGATAGTATGATTGATCTGATTCGGGTGGCTTGTTATGTTAAAGATGTAGATAAAGCGATTCAGCTTGTGACATTGTTCCATGAACGTGGTTATGAGACGACATTAAATATCATGGCTTTGTCCAATGTGATGGAGAATGAGTTAATTGAAGCTTTTGAGATGATTAAAGATAGTGTTGTTGATGTTGTATACATTGTCGATTCCTACGGAAGTTTGGATCACAAGGATGTTGAATTTTTGGTAGACAAGTTTAAGACTCACCTTCCGAACAAGCGTCTAGGTATACATGCTCATAACAATTTGCAACTTGCTTTCTCTAATACACTTGTAGCTTCTGAGCTTGGTGTTGAGCTTCTAGATGCATCGGTATATGGTATGGGACGTGCAGCGGGTAACTGTCCTACGGAATTGTTAGTTTCACAGTTGAAGAATACACCTTATAAGCTTCGTCCTGTACTAGATGTCATCGAACGACTAATGATTCCTTTACGTGAGAAGGAAGAGTGGGGCTACATTATGCCTTATATGATTACAGGTTCATTGGACGAGCATCCACGTTCTGCTATGGCTCTACGGGCTTCTAAAGATAAAGATAAATCAGTCGATTTCTATGATAAATTGACGACTCCAGAAGTAACATTCGAACAGAAATAA
- the feoB gene encoding ferrous iron transport protein B, with translation MSYRFALVGNPNCGKTTMFNEVTGSTQHVGNWPGVTVEKKVGNARRFKENIQIIDLPGIYSLSPYSLEEMIARDYILDEKPDVLINIVDATNIERNLYLTTQLIELGIPVVVALNMMDALEAKGDTIEITRLEKQLGIPIIPTSANKGLGSRELVEKALQVAQSVATGTPSSSSLQIFDEKLEASIDDVRDAITDRGAYHSYPLRWGAVKLLEGDETVIVKTGLGNEALESVDTLRDQLEKEYDNDIESIFADYRYKYISKIVGKSVKKKRISGELTVSDKIDKILTNRILAIPLFLLVMYVVFTITFGFIGNFTIDFIDQLINVSLADAVTTLLHHAGAADWLESLIVGGIIAGLGSILVFVPQIMILFFFLAILEDSGYMSRAAFIMDRLLRKIGLSGKSFIPMIMGIGCSVPAIMATRTLENEKDRRLTIILTPFMSCGARLPVYALFAAAFFANSQSTVIFSLYILGVVVAILSGILLKKTIFKGEAEPFVMELPPYRIPTIKGLMIRMWDRGKGFIKKAGTVIFAASVIIWFGQTFSFSLSEVDDVSNSIFGAVGSFIAPFFAPLGFGDWRSSVALLTGFVAKEAVVATMGILNNLGEVGEDSVQLMASLQLYFTPLKAYAFMTFTLLYMPCIAAFAAIKREMNSWKWTLFAVGYQTATAWIVAFIVYQGGRLLGLS, from the coding sequence ATGTCCTATAGATTTGCACTTGTAGGTAATCCGAATTGCGGAAAAACAACCATGTTCAATGAGGTTACAGGGAGTACGCAGCATGTGGGAAACTGGCCGGGAGTAACCGTGGAGAAGAAAGTGGGTAATGCCAGGAGATTCAAAGAAAATATTCAGATTATAGATCTCCCAGGTATTTACTCTTTATCTCCATATTCATTAGAAGAAATGATTGCAAGAGATTACATATTGGATGAGAAGCCTGATGTACTCATTAATATTGTGGATGCAACAAATATAGAAAGAAATCTATATTTAACGACACAGCTTATCGAACTCGGTATCCCCGTTGTCGTTGCTCTGAATATGATGGATGCGCTCGAGGCAAAAGGCGATACGATTGAAATTACAAGATTAGAGAAACAATTGGGTATCCCGATCATTCCCACATCAGCTAACAAAGGTTTGGGTTCAAGAGAATTAGTAGAGAAGGCTCTTCAAGTGGCTCAAAGTGTCGCTACAGGAACTCCAAGTTCTTCTTCTTTACAAATTTTTGATGAGAAGCTTGAAGCGAGTATAGATGATGTAAGGGATGCAATCACAGATCGAGGGGCATATCATAGTTACCCTCTTCGCTGGGGCGCGGTGAAATTATTGGAAGGTGATGAAACGGTAATTGTCAAAACTGGACTGGGTAATGAAGCTTTAGAATCTGTTGATACATTACGTGATCAACTGGAGAAAGAATACGACAATGACATCGAGTCCATTTTTGCCGACTATCGATACAAGTATATTTCTAAGATTGTAGGTAAGTCGGTTAAAAAGAAAAGGATTTCGGGAGAGTTAACGGTCTCTGACAAAATAGATAAAATCTTAACAAACCGAATTCTGGCGATTCCTCTGTTTCTATTGGTAATGTATGTGGTGTTTACGATTACTTTTGGGTTTATAGGTAACTTCACCATCGATTTCATTGATCAATTGATTAATGTTTCATTAGCGGATGCTGTGACTACATTGTTACATCATGCTGGGGCTGCGGACTGGCTTGAGTCACTCATCGTTGGAGGTATAATAGCCGGTCTTGGTAGTATTCTTGTATTCGTACCCCAGATTATGATTTTATTCTTCTTTCTAGCGATCTTAGAAGACAGTGGTTATATGTCTAGGGCTGCTTTTATTATGGATCGATTACTAAGGAAAATAGGACTTAGTGGTAAATCCTTTATTCCAATGATTATGGGAATCGGATGTAGTGTTCCAGCCATCATGGCAACAAGAACTTTGGAGAATGAGAAGGACAGAAGATTGACGATCATTTTGACACCATTTATGTCTTGTGGAGCACGTCTGCCTGTTTATGCATTGTTTGCAGCTGCATTCTTCGCGAATTCTCAAAGTACAGTCATTTTTTCGCTTTATATTCTAGGTGTGGTTGTAGCTATACTTTCGGGTATTTTACTTAAGAAAACGATCTTTAAAGGAGAAGCCGAACCTTTTGTGATGGAGCTTCCGCCGTATCGTATTCCTACAATTAAAGGTCTGATGATTCGTATGTGGGACCGAGGGAAAGGTTTTATTAAAAAAGCGGGTACTGTCATCTTTGCTGCATCCGTTATTATATGGTTTGGACAAACATTCAGCTTCTCCTTGAGTGAGGTTGACGATGTGAGTAACAGTATTTTTGGAGCTGTAGGCAGTTTCATTGCCCCCTTTTTCGCACCGCTTGGATTTGGAGATTGGAGATCCTCGGTTGCGTTGCTAACGGGCTTCGTAGCAAAGGAGGCTGTTGTAGCTACAATGGGTATTCTCAACAATCTAGGTGAAGTGGGAGAAGATTCGGTACAGCTTATGGCTTCGCTCCAGCTGTATTTCACCCCGCTGAAGGCTTATGCCTTCATGACATTTACGTTGCTCTACATGCCTTGTATAGCTGCATTTGCAGCGATTAAGCGAGAAATGAACTCATGGAAATGGACACTCTTTGCGGTGGGTTATCAGACGGCAACGGCTTGGATCGTAGCCTTCATCGTCTATCAGGGGGGAAGATTGCTAGGGTTAAGTTGA
- a CDS encoding peroxiredoxin, producing MAERLVGRQAPDFTMETVTGDGKDFGKVSLTDYKGKWLVLFFYPLDFTFVCPTEITALSDAYDQFKALDAEVLGASTDSIHSHKAWLTTPRDYNGLGNINFPLASDITKKVASDYGILIEEEGIALRGLFIIDPEGELKYQVVNHNDVGRSVEETIRVLQALQSGGLCAMNWKPGDKNL from the coding sequence ATGGCAGAACGTTTAGTAGGTAGACAAGCTCCGGACTTCACAATGGAGACAGTAACGGGTGATGGTAAAGATTTCGGTAAAGTAAGTTTGACCGATTATAAAGGGAAATGGTTAGTGCTTTTCTTTTATCCATTGGATTTCACATTTGTATGCCCTACTGAAATTACAGCACTAAGTGACGCTTATGATCAATTTAAAGCACTAGATGCGGAAGTATTGGGTGCAAGCACAGATTCTATCCACAGTCACAAAGCATGGTTAACTACTCCTAGAGATTATAATGGACTAGGTAACATTAATTTCCCATTAGCTTCAGATATTACGAAGAAGGTAGCTAGTGATTACGGTATTCTTATCGAAGAAGAAGGTATTGCACTTCGTGGTCTATTCATTATCGATCCAGAAGGTGAATTGAAATATCAAGTTGTTAATCATAACGATGTGGGTCGTAGTGTAGAAGAAACCATTCGTGTTCTTCAAGCTCTACAATCAGGCGGACTATGTGCAATGAACTGGAAACCAGGCGACAAGAACCTATAA
- a CDS encoding DUF4179 domain-containing protein, translated as MTNNLDKQITQTLKKVAGELDQPNFVMPDQVVAYKRKRSRLLGTLVLTVSISCALLLTISVSPTFAAYVKSLFDGSDKELQYAAQEGFSQKVNASVTDRGYTLEIEEILADPMRIVAVYSIKDQQKNFIHPDKLHISNVEVTDLKGNVIKETKTYGIEIQENYGYLTLKKPGETEEQKLLLQFEGNQIDSVKGNWALKIPFDLEKTIKASKVLAIDKTYTTPQGLQINLNSIMHSPTAARVDYETKWTEEAKKRLVQESKQVKGKVDSADPYVRYDDYKLNFHIENEKGEKVKDLTRVLDTPRKAVGEYGHSNRKYGFAPLPPDHQYILVLDSLEKTEPYELGVSFEPKQLAEKPVRVDKDGKTIEIMSVTLDEPLNEASPKNEKHATILLEAYLKDISYINLADTILMDDDTDKIINRFGWTIKDEKGKIYDVTGGDFKMIGKDEQGRNHIRIKLQSYEMKELPQKISLTSELAKKSYDLDWKVPLPMPKEDK; from the coding sequence ATGACTAATAATCTTGACAAACAGATTACACAAACTCTAAAAAAGGTAGCTGGAGAATTGGATCAGCCTAATTTTGTGATGCCTGACCAAGTGGTAGCCTATAAAAGAAAAAGGTCACGTTTACTAGGCACTTTGGTACTTACTGTCTCAATTAGCTGCGCTTTGCTTTTAACAATATCGGTGAGTCCTACCTTTGCGGCCTATGTTAAATCTTTATTTGATGGTTCTGATAAAGAACTGCAATATGCAGCACAGGAGGGTTTTTCACAGAAGGTAAATGCCTCTGTTACTGATCGGGGCTATACTCTTGAAATAGAGGAGATATTGGCTGATCCGATGAGAATTGTGGCCGTTTATTCGATCAAGGATCAGCAAAAGAACTTTATTCATCCGGATAAACTTCACATAAGTAACGTAGAGGTAACAGATTTGAAAGGGAATGTAATTAAAGAAACTAAAACGTATGGGATAGAAATCCAAGAAAATTACGGATATCTCACTCTAAAAAAACCCGGGGAAACAGAAGAACAGAAGCTTTTATTACAGTTCGAGGGGAATCAGATCGACTCTGTTAAAGGAAATTGGGCCTTAAAGATTCCTTTTGATTTAGAAAAAACAATTAAGGCTTCAAAGGTGCTAGCAATCGATAAGACGTATACCACACCACAGGGACTGCAAATCAATCTAAATAGCATTATGCATTCACCGACTGCTGCTCGTGTGGATTATGAAACGAAATGGACGGAAGAGGCAAAGAAAAGATTAGTACAGGAAAGCAAACAAGTGAAAGGAAAAGTAGATTCAGCTGATCCTTATGTTCGCTATGATGATTATAAACTGAATTTTCATATTGAAAATGAAAAAGGAGAGAAAGTAAAAGATTTAACTAGGGTGCTTGATACTCCACGCAAAGCCGTAGGAGAATACGGTCATTCTAATCGGAAGTATGGATTTGCTCCACTGCCTCCTGATCATCAATATATACTAGTATTGGATTCTTTAGAAAAAACAGAACCGTATGAGCTGGGCGTATCATTTGAGCCAAAACAGCTTGCCGAAAAACCTGTAAGAGTAGATAAGGATGGCAAAACGATTGAGATCATGTCAGTAACACTTGACGAACCATTAAATGAAGCATCTCCAAAGAATGAGAAGCACGCTACTATTTTACTAGAGGCTTACTTGAAGGATATATCATATATTAATCTAGCAGATACGATTTTAATGGATGATGACACAGATAAAATTATTAATCGTTTTGGTTGGACTATAAAGGATGAAAAGGGCAAAATATACGATGTAACAGGTGGAGATTTTAAAATGATAGGAAAGGATGAACAAGGCAGAAATCATATCCGAATAAAATTGCAAAGTTATGAAATGAAAGAACTCCCTCAAAAGATCAGTCTTACTTCAGAATTGGCAAAAAAGAGCTATGACCTGGATTGGAAAGTACCATTGCCAATGCCAAAAGAAGACAAATGA
- a CDS encoding ATP-binding protein, with product MLSEIQETRVGSLQTFQSTQLVKDKYENILEHLDSGIILFNRHGMLTFINVQMARLLGASRSSIMGCSLTQILRQSQLSRFNKRKILRIYKETIFYRKRHHELSDENGRYWLLTVTYGDQMDGDFLLSAKDVSEHKQIEQTAYQNDKLAMLGKISASIAHEIRNPLTAIRGFIQLLRPHLLQLGKDEYTRIILMEIDRANDIICEFLNSSKPSAPQTISVPVIPLLKEVVLLTESEALLKGCQIVLDEGQLSLNILVDVKQIKQVILNLIKNALDAIGDVGHYHVGMIKLEVKEERNNVDIHISDNGKGMDHNTLTRLFDPFFTTKLSGTGLGLSVSYRIIKNHGGTISVDSSVGEGTKFVISLPKAK from the coding sequence GTGTTGAGTGAAATCCAAGAAACAAGGGTGGGGTCCCTTCAGACTTTTCAATCGACACAGCTGGTTAAAGATAAATACGAAAACATATTGGAGCATCTTGACAGTGGAATTATTCTCTTTAACCGACATGGAATGTTGACCTTTATTAATGTACAAATGGCTAGGTTGTTAGGCGCTTCTCGCAGTTCAATTATGGGGTGTAGTTTAACGCAAATATTACGCCAATCACAGTTGAGCCGTTTTAATAAACGGAAGATTCTACGAATATATAAAGAGACTATTTTTTATCGGAAAAGACATCATGAATTAAGTGATGAGAATGGACGTTACTGGTTATTAACAGTCACTTATGGAGATCAAATGGACGGTGATTTTTTACTTAGTGCCAAGGATGTTTCCGAACATAAACAAATTGAACAGACCGCATATCAGAATGATAAATTAGCTATGTTAGGTAAAATTTCAGCATCTATTGCTCATGAAATTCGTAATCCTCTTACAGCTATTCGAGGTTTTATTCAGTTACTTCGGCCACATTTACTCCAATTGGGTAAGGATGAATATACACGGATTATTCTAATGGAAATTGATCGAGCCAATGACATTATATGCGAATTTTTGAACTCTTCTAAACCATCTGCCCCGCAGACTATTTCCGTTCCTGTCATCCCCCTACTGAAAGAAGTAGTCCTGTTAACAGAAAGTGAAGCACTCTTGAAGGGCTGTCAGATCGTTCTTGATGAGGGACAACTATCCTTGAATATTCTGGTTGATGTGAAGCAGATTAAGCAGGTTATACTCAATCTTATCAAGAATGCTCTTGATGCTATTGGTGATGTAGGTCATTATCACGTCGGGATGATTAAGCTAGAGGTGAAGGAAGAACGAAATAACGTTGATATTCATATTTCTGACAATGGTAAGGGCATGGATCATAATACTCTGACTCGATTGTTTGATCCTTTTTTCACAACAAAGCTTAGTGGTACAGGACTTGGTCTCTCTGTGAGTTATCGAATCATTAAGAATCACGGTGGAACTATTTCTGTAGATAGTAGTGTAGGGGAAGGTACGAAGTTCGTCATCTCTCTACCAAAGGCTAAGTGA
- a CDS encoding RNA polymerase sigma factor: MQENNHFPIPKEGGPVDFETLVQPHLTSAFRVAFLIVHDYHLAQDSVQEALWEAYQSLYRYDTRKGTSFRAWFMKIVTHRALNMVRRKKKTEEYMDSIDLGQNPLESILQKEKEQQIWQAIQLMTPKHRSAVILYYYEEFSIAEIAKILGVFEGTVKSRLHKARKLIAEKIQVKKETHVISEMGAIMHD, encoded by the coding sequence GTGCAAGAAAATAATCATTTTCCAATACCCAAGGAAGGAGGTCCAGTTGATTTTGAAACACTTGTTCAACCTCACTTAACTAGTGCATTTCGAGTCGCTTTTTTGATCGTCCATGATTACCATCTAGCTCAGGATTCCGTTCAAGAAGCACTATGGGAAGCGTATCAATCACTTTATCGATATGATACACGAAAAGGGACATCGTTTCGAGCTTGGTTTATGAAAATTGTGACACATCGTGCACTTAATATGGTGCGTAGAAAGAAAAAAACGGAAGAATATATGGACTCTATTGACCTTGGGCAAAACCCATTGGAGAGTATTCTTCAAAAGGAGAAAGAGCAACAGATTTGGCAAGCGATTCAGTTGATGACGCCGAAGCATCGCTCTGCAGTTATTCTTTACTATTATGAAGAGTTTAGTATAGCTGAAATTGCAAAAATCCTTGGTGTGTTTGAGGGTACGGTAAAATCAAGGCTACATAAGGCCAGAAAGTTAATTGCTGAAAAAATACAAGTTAAGAAAGAAACACACGTAATTTCCGAGATGGGAGCGATCATGCATGACTAA
- a CDS encoding FeoA family protein → MPLTMLSIGKSAIIKECRGKDSTKKFLEGLGMVPGTQITVISENGGNLIVRVKDSRLAIGKGVAQQLWVVV, encoded by the coding sequence ATGCCATTGACCATGCTCTCTATAGGCAAATCAGCAATCATTAAAGAGTGCAGAGGAAAAGATTCTACTAAGAAATTTCTAGAAGGATTAGGGATGGTGCCAGGTACCCAGATTACAGTCATTTCAGAGAACGGTGGCAACCTGATTGTGCGTGTGAAGGATTCCAGATTAGCGATAGGCAAGGGTGTTGCACAGCAATTATGGGTTGTGGTGTAG
- a CDS encoding DUF4129 domain-containing protein — protein MSRQRTKDLVMLYAKSGLYALLEIAAVYPLLLLLSIYVMDINAMVAAALMWLGSIIGRICFQSVKQRGASWLCSIAVCLVFFIAVEGWTSAWSEWIVIILVLISSLRGSSLKDWNERFPIRAQLMALLITIVISLFAATVLSIVMKAGLYISALLILCSYLVSLQSRQLQTAAIGDSWASVALRPLRVINHIWMFIIILSIILIASYSELAGGIYWLFRSAVQWLFGWLASSQESNNITASEEQNPLDLSLLLTDYSPSDGGEWVNVIIQIFVVILIVITAYYIGRIALRGIRRWMSRIERLWGIASSVMREQAPPYVDQAEQLEIPTRPRFMFRQRDILPVNGRDQIRYYYRNVIRKAIKNGLSYSTSQTPNEVASQLGTTRTSGSLAQEVISLYNDVRYGNKTIDESQLRHIHDHWKKGE, from the coding sequence ATGAGCCGTCAACGAACGAAAGATCTAGTTATGTTATATGCTAAGTCTGGGTTATATGCTTTGTTGGAAATAGCGGCAGTTTATCCACTATTATTGTTGTTATCTATTTATGTTATGGATATCAATGCAATGGTAGCAGCAGCTCTTATGTGGCTTGGCAGTATAATCGGTAGAATTTGTTTCCAATCGGTTAAACAAAGGGGGGCTTCTTGGCTCTGTAGCATAGCTGTATGCCTTGTTTTTTTTATCGCTGTAGAAGGGTGGACGTCCGCGTGGAGCGAATGGATCGTTATTATACTAGTGTTGATTTCTTCACTTCGGGGTAGTTCGTTAAAGGATTGGAATGAAAGGTTTCCTATTCGTGCTCAGCTTATGGCTCTATTGATAACAATAGTCATCTCCTTATTTGCTGCAACAGTACTATCTATTGTTATGAAGGCTGGATTATACATATCTGCGTTGCTGATCCTCTGTTCTTATCTGGTGAGCTTACAATCTAGGCAACTGCAGACCGCAGCTATTGGTGATAGTTGGGCATCAGTTGCCCTTCGTCCACTCCGGGTTATTAATCACATCTGGATGTTCATCATTATATTGTCGATAATCTTGATTGCATCGTATAGTGAGCTCGCTGGAGGGATATATTGGTTGTTTCGTTCAGCCGTACAATGGCTATTCGGGTGGTTAGCGTCATCCCAAGAATCAAATAATATCACTGCTTCTGAGGAGCAGAATCCATTGGATTTGTCACTTTTACTGACAGATTATTCACCTAGCGACGGTGGGGAATGGGTCAATGTAATAATTCAAATATTCGTAGTCATTCTGATCGTTATTACGGCTTATTATATAGGCAGAATTGCCTTGAGAGGCATTCGGAGATGGATGAGTAGAATTGAGCGTCTATGGGGAATAGCCTCTTCCGTTATGAGAGAACAGGCGCCTCCTTACGTGGATCAAGCTGAACAATTAGAAATCCCAACACGTCCTCGGTTTATGTTTCGTCAGAGAGATATACTTCCAGTTAATGGACGCGATCAAATAAGATATTATTACCGAAATGTGATTAGGAAAGCCATCAAGAATGGGCTATCGTATTCTACATCTCAGACCCCTAACGAGGTTGCTAGTCAGCTAGGGACAACCCGGACCTCGGGATCACTCGCGCAGGAGGTTATTTCGTTATACAATGACGTTCGATACGGAAATAAGACGATAGATGAATCTCAACTAAGACACATTCATGATCATTGGAAGAAGGGGGAATAG
- a CDS encoding FeoA family protein — translation MELTLKDCSPGDKAVIIAIKGEGPVRRRLMDMGVTRGTEVIVRKVAPMGDPIEVNIRGYELTFRKAEADNIVIQKR, via the coding sequence ATGGAACTAACATTAAAAGACTGTAGTCCGGGAGATAAAGCCGTCATCATAGCAATTAAAGGGGAAGGACCTGTTAGAAGACGTCTAATGGATATGGGTGTGACTAGAGGAACAGAGGTCATCGTTCGGAAAGTAGCTCCTATGGGCGACCCCATTGAAGTGAATATAAGAGGATACGAGTTAACCTTTCGTAAGGCAGAAGCAGATAATATTGTGATTCAGAAACGATGA